A window of Desulfobulbus oralis genomic DNA:
GGCGCGCTATGAGCCTCAGCCCTATGATGGCGCCGTTACCGTGTTTGTGCCAGCTGAGCGCGACGCTGTGATGTCAAAATCTATGGATATTGTAGAAATATGGACTCGATCTGGGGCACAAAATGTCACATTTATCTCCACTCCAGGCAGCCACGTCACCTGCTTGGAGGAGCCTTATGTGAGCCAGCTGGCAGCTCGTTTGAATGAGCTCCTGCGGCACTCAGGGAGGCGGTCATGAGTGGATTGCCGCTCATCGGTATATTGGGCGCCCGTGGTACAGCTGGACAAGCCTGTGTGCAGGCACTATTGCGTGATACATCTTTCACATTACGCTTGGGCGGCAGAGATGCTGAAAGGGGTGCGGTCCATACGGCCCAGTTAGGGAGCCGTGTACACTTTGTGCCAGTTGACATTCAGGACGCTCAAGCTCTGAAAAACTTCGTGCGTGGCTGCCAGCTTGTCATCAACTGTGCAGGTCCGTCCCGTCTGATTCTGGATACGGTTGCTCGAGCTGCCCTTCAGGCGGGGTGCCACTATCTTGATCTGGCAGGCGACGAAGTGCTGTATCAGCGTACAGAGGACCTACACGCGACACTGTACCAGAAGCGGCTCTGTTGCCTACTATCGATTGGTATTTTTCCAGGTTTATCGGGGCTTTTCCTTGATTACTGCTTACAGGAGGGGGACAGCAGAGCTCAGGATACCAGCCTTTTCTTTGCTAATTGTGGTGAAGCCATGTCACAAACTGCAGCCCTTGATATCGTGTATAGTCTGAGGGACGGCTTTGGGCTGGGGATGCATCGCTTGCAAAATGGTCAAGTGGTCCGGGACAATGCTGGACCACAACTGGTCAATCTTCCTTTTTTACGTGAAAGCTTAGCTCTGTATCCCAGCTTGAATTATGAGTGCCAACGGGTGGCCACTCGGCGCCGAACGCCAAACCTACGGTGCTGCGTCTCTATGCCGTCACACACGATGCAAACTCTCTTCCAAATACGCGCAGCGGAATCTTGGCAGCACCCAACTGAGGTAGAGCAGTCTGCCCGACAGCTTGTCGCTGCTTCCTTGCTCGACTGTAAGGATTTTTTACCATTCACTTGGTATCAGGTGAAGGCAAAGGGGGAAAAAAATGGAGAATATTGGCACCTTGATGCGGAGTTGATTTGGAATAAGCCTAGTGTCCAATTGGTGGGTCGTATGATAGCAATTACGGTTCAAATGATAATTTCAGAACATTATCTACCAGGTCGGCATCTATTCCACGAATCGCTGGATATACCAGATTTTTTTCGATTGTTGACTAGTGGTGAAGGTGCACCTAGACTCTCGCTTAATATGAATACAGAGTCATTAGAAATAGGCTACATATGAAAACCCTATAAAAGAGATGGGGAGGGGTCTTTATTTGTTTCAATAGTATTATTCAATTTTAAATCACTACTACCTTATAGATTTAATCTTTCGATTAACCATTATGAATAAATATTATCAATAATTACTAAATAAAATGAAGCCAATAAATTATTAATTTGGCTTAAAATCTACAGGATTATCTGCACTCTGTATTCCAAACTGGATGTCATCATTCTTAATTTCGTTTTATTCACTCTCACTATTGAAATAATTATACGATATCATCAATATGTTTTAAGCTATTTTAACCAATTCCTGTACATTTCCACCTACTATAATATCTAAGTATTTAAAAATTTTTTCTGCATTCCAATTCCACCAAGCAATGCCCTGTAACAATTCGATCTCCTCCGGAGAAAAGCGCATACGGATGAGTCTAGCCGGGTTACCTCCCACGATGGCATAGGGAGGAACATCTTTGCTTACAACTGCACAAGCTCCTATGCATGCGCCATTTCCAATATGGACTCCAGGTAATATCGTTGCATTATACCCAATCCAAACATCATTTTCTATAATTGTATCACCTTTCATGGGTAATTCAGTGATAGGCGGCATCACTTTTTCCCATCCATGCCCAAAAATCTGGAATGGATAAGTAGATATACCTGTCATTCTGTGATGCGCACCATTCATAATAAATTTTGCTTGCCGGGCGATACCACAAAATTTACCAAAGACCAGCCGGTCCCCCATAAATGGATAGTGGTACAAGACAAAATTCTCAAAATTCTCCACCCCCTCCGGTAGTTGTACAGCTGTATAATCGCCGGCAATAATATTTTGATTTTTTATAATATTTTTAAGAAAATGAACAGTAGGTACAGCCGGCATGGGTTTTGCCATTTCTGGTGAAGGTCCATACATGAGCTCCTCCAATTTGTTAGGTATAAATTTATACTTACTCAAACTCAATCGCTGAGAGGGTCTATTCACTATCGACAGCGACTGCTTCAGCTTCGCCTACCTTCCAGGACAAGGAACTCTTGCGATGCTTCCACAACCGCTGGTAAAGGAAACAACTTTTCAAAAGTTCTTCATGGCTGCCAATTGCCGCTATATTTCCCAATCCATCTAAGACAGCGATCTGCTCAGCCTGAGTAATGGTCGTAAGGCGGTGAGCCACCAAAACCACTGTTTTAGAGCCAACCAATGCATCTATGGCCTCTTGAATCTGGCACTCATTTTCTGGGTCAACCGAGGCAGTGGCCTCATCAAGCAGAACCACAGGTGCATCTTTAAGCAGAGCACGGGCAATGGCAATACGTTGCCGTTCACCCCCTGAAAGTGTCGCGCCACCTTCACCCACAGGAGTATCGTAGCCCTGTGGCAGACGGTCTATAAAATCATGACAGTGCGCGGCACGGGCCGCCCGTTCCACATCTGCATCAGATGCATCAGGTGAACCAAAGGCAATATTTTCTCGTACCGTACCCTGAAACAGGTACACATCCTGAAAGACCATACTCAGCGCCCCGAACAATGCTTCGGAGGAAAGCTCGCGTACCGGTACGCCACCCAGACAAATTTCACCACCATCTACATCCCAGAAGCGTGCGATCAGACGCAGCATTGTTGTTTTGCCAGATCCGGACGGACCAACTATAGCAGTTACCTTCTGAGCCGGAATCTCCAGAGAGATATTGCGTAACACGGCATTATCGTCGTAAGCAAAGCTCACATTTTTAAAGTTGATATCAACTGGTCCGGGCGCCAAAGTTCTACAGCCATGTACCTGTGGTTTTTCTGATAGGATCGCCTCGATACGATCAAGGGTAGCCTCGGCTGATTGAGTGATTTCATATACAGGACCCAGAGCCTTTATGGGTTCATACATGCGTAAAGCCAATATCAAAAAGGTCAACCACACAAAAATACTTATCGATCCATTTAGTAAAAGCACAGCACCCAAAATCATTAGCAGGACAATGCCAATATCCAATATAAACTGAAAGGTCATTAAAAGTGGTGTAGAACGAAATACGAGAGATAAATTGTCTTTTCTGCTACGTTCAAGGGCAGCAGCAAAACTATGAAACTGCGTAACTGCAAGACGAAAGCCTTTGACCACCTCCATACCCTGTACATATTGAACAACCAATGAGCTCACTTTGGTCATAGCCTCGTTGCGCTGCCGTACCCCCTTGCTAAGTTCTCGCCGACACTGTTGCAAGACTGGAAAGGCTAATGGTACTGGTATAAGTGCAGTCAATGCCAAACGCCAGTCAATCGACAAAAGGAATGGCGCTAGCACTATTGGAAAAATTAAAGAACTAATAAATTGTGGAAATGCCATCCGTGGCAGCAGTGTCAGCATCGTCAATTCCTCAGAAACCAAAGCCGCCAAATTGCCAGCCGTCTTGTGCGAAAAGGCACACATTGGCAGGTTTCTCAAATGCTCACCAATACGAAGACGCACCCTTTTGCACAACTGGGTACCCAGAGGATAAGCCTTTTTGGTAAACAGCCAGCAAAAAAGTCCCTGCCCAAGGTAGCCAAACGCCGTACCAAGTGTATACACTATCACACGTTTGGTAGTCAATTTGCCTACAAGTAAATCGTTGAGTACCAAAATCATGATGCCATAAGGCATACCCATAAATAGTGTCTCGACAGCCTTAAAGGCGGCCGCGACACTCAAAGGTCGACGCATTTCAGGAAAAAGCCACACCAAGCGGCGCATAAGCTTAATCATGAAGGTCCCCCCCCTTTTTCTGATTGAGACGCCATTCCTTGCTGGCCACATGTGCCTGCCATAAATTGCGATACAGTTCACTTTCGGCAAGCAGGCGCACGTGTGTACCTCTGGCCGCTACTATGCCACCGTCGAGCACAACTATCTCATCAGCCGAGGTGATGGTTGAGAGCCGGTGTGCCACTACAATAAGAGTTTTGTCGTGCACCAATGCATTCAGTGCTAGCTGGATATCCGCCTCATTTTCAGGATCGACGAAGGCTGTGGCCTCGTCAAGTACCAGTATGGGGGCATTCTTAAGGAGAGCGCGAGCTATGCAGAGGCGTTGTTTTTCGCCGCCAGAAAGCGCACCGCCTTTCTCGCCAACCACGTACTCATAACCGTTTGGAAGCGCCATAATAAAGTCATGGCACCGGGCGGCCCGTGCCGCGGCTTCCAACTCTTCCTGAGTTGCATCGGGTTTGCCCACACGCAGATTAGCAGCAACAGTGTCGTTAAATAGAAAAATATTCTGAAAGACGAAAGAAACGTGGCGCATCAGTTCGTTGGCGTCAACCTGCCTAATATCCGCGCCTCCCAATCTTATTGCCCCATTCTTGACATCCCAAAAACGCAAAATGAGCTTAGCCAGCGTGCTTTTTCCTGCCCCCGATGGCCCCACCAAGGCCAGAAAGCGGCCAGGTTCCAGGTTGACATTAACATCACGCAATATGTCGTTGTCTTCGTACGCGAAGGACACATGTTCTACCCTCAGCGAGGCATCCTGAGGTGTGGCAGGATTTTCCACCTCTGGCAACTCTGTGCTGAAGAGCAGGGTGTCGATGCGCTTTCGCCCCTCCACCTGCTGTTCTAAAAAAGAACCCATCATTATCAATTGCTGGATAATTCCACCCAAACCCAAACCTATAAGCAGAACCAAGACGAGTGCCGAGATAGTCACATGGCCATGCAGCCACAAAAGCGAGCCCAGAGGCAAAATAAGCAGCATATTGGCGTTTGCTGCCACCTGAAAAAGTGTCATGGGTAAGGCCCAGTGCTCACACATTATATCTTCGTAATATGAACATTCGGACACACTGTCCACATATTTATTAAATGACGACTCAGTTCGAGTAAAAGCCTTGATAACCGGCATACCATGAATGTATTGCACCATTGTGGTGTTCATCTTTTCGCTAGCAGTAAAGAAAAGAGAGCGTGATTCACGATTGCGAGAAATTGTCAAAGCCTGTGCAAAAAAGCCAATAGGTAACGGTGCTATAGCCGCCAATGCCAACCTCCAGTCTAACCAAAATAAAATTAATATAGTCATCAGGAGCAAAAGCGTACTACCTACCAAATCAGGCAGGTTATGACCGATAAACAATTCCATTTGTTCAACATCTTCCAGCATTACTTTTCTAATTTGACCACTGGTCTTACGATTAAAAAATCCAAGAGGCAAACGAGGTAATTTTTTTGCAATAGCTAAACGAAGATGATGCAAAATATCATAAGCAGTAATATGTGATAATACTGCGGCGAATCCAGCAAAAACATACCTAAAGACCAGGCATAACGTAGCAGCCGTCACATAAGGCCATACCGATGTCGACTGGATGCTGCCGTCATCGACCAAACGGTCAATCAAAAAAGACAATATCACAAATGGTGCTATACTCAGCAGCTGCGCGACCAACGAAAAAACGCAGGCTACCATCACTTTACCTTTGTGCTGAGCAGCCATGCTGAGCAAACTGCCAAGCGCATTTGCATCTTGAGAGTGCATTCTTTTTCCTTCGTTCATACGTAACGTGGATGAAAATGGCGTAATCCCTATACCCATGCTCCACTATTTAACACCTAACTTTTAGCTGGAAAACAAAATATTTTTTTAGAACGAAAAAAAATTAATTTCAATAAAATTAGCGAAACAGAAGTCAACCCCTCTTTGCGTTTTTTTCGCAAAAGATAAAAATGGAATCCCGAAATAGCAGAAAAAATAGCGTAAAATGAATAGAAATTTGAGCTGTATGACTCCCCAGAGAGTTTAGTAAGGATAAAAAAATGAACAATATCAACCACATTCCACTTTCCGGATTTTTTTCCGCCTTCTGCCGCTGCGTCGTTCGTTGGCGCTGGTTGTGCCTGATTACCGTTGCTGCGATAAGTATCTTTTTTTTGACACAGCTGAACAAAATCCGCTTCGACAATTCCTCGGACATCTGGTTCGTTGACGGTCATCCCTCTCTGGCTGCCAAGGCCCGTTTTGATCGCATCTTTGGCAACGATGAATTTGCCTATCTGCTCTTCACCAGCGACAAGACACCATTCACGCCTGAGCATTTCCACCTGATGGACCAGTTGGCCCATGCCCTGGAACAAGGTGTCCCCTATGTCCGGCAGGTGAATTGGCTTGGCAATGCAGAGCGCATCAAGGGCAGGGATGGCGAAGTCGAGATCAAGCCTTTTTTTTCACAGTCTCCGCGCACGCAGGCCGAGGTCGACCAGAAACTCACAGAGGCGCTTGATGAACCGAATTTTGCCAATAACCTCATTTCCCCTGATAAGACCGCGTTGACCATGACGCTGGATCTGAACACCTACCCTCCGAAAGAGGAAGATCTCACACCCCAGAAAACCATTGTCAACGCCATAGATGCCATCCTGGCCGAGGCCCGTTTCGCCCCCCTGAAGCCTCTGGTTGGGGGCCCGCCCCACTACAATATACGCTACAGCGAATTGGTGAGGCGGGATATGGGCAAGCTGTTTGGCCTGGTGATTCTGGTACAGATGGGACTTCTGCTCTTCTTTGGCCGAGGCCCCCGGGCGGTGGTGACGCCACTTGTCATCACCACCCTGGCTGTATTCTGGACAATGGGCACGATCGGGCTTTTAGGCTTCACCCTAAACCTGCTCTCCTCTGCCCTGCCCACCATGCTGATCTGTGTGAGTATTGCCGACTCTGTCCATCTCATTGCCGCCTTCTCACACGAAAGCAGACAGGGCATGACGCGCAAGGAAAATCTGGCCAGCGCCATGGGGGAAGTGGGGCTCGCCATGATGCTGACCTCGCTGACCACCGCGATCGGTTTTCTGGCCTACCTGACCTGTGCTGTGAAACCGTACCGGGAGATGGGTATTTATGTGGCCTGCGGCGTTGTTTACGCCTTTCTGCTGACCATCGTATTGACACCGGTTTTCTACTCTTTTGGCCGGAGCCCGATAGCCAGAAAGCAGAAATCCCCCCGAAAGGTCGATTTTCTCAATCGCCTTTTGGACCGGATGCTGCAAGCCAGCCTGCATCTGGTGTGCAACCGGCCACGGGCCGTAAGCATTGGCTTTATTCTCGTCATGGTCCTCACATTTTTTGGCTATCTCCAGGTAAAGGTGGAATCCAATACGGCCAAGCTGCTTTTCAAGGGCCAGCCCCTGCGTGACACCTTAGACGAAATCGACAGACGAATGGGAACCAGTATAACGCTGGAATTTCTGCTCGATGCCGATGGGGAAGCAGGCATCAAGGATCCTGACTTCATGAAGAAGCTGGACCGGCTGACCATGGCTGCCGAGGCAAACCCGCTTGTGACAAAGGCCGACTCTGTCTCCCGGGTTGTCAAGCAGATGCGCCAGGCGATGCACGATAATGACCCGGCCTATTACAGCATACCGGATACGGCCGACGCAGTGGCCCAGTACCTCTACTTTTACGAAAGCTCTGGCGGTGCAGCCATGGACAGGCAGGTGGGTTTTCTGTCCGACGTGGTGCGGCTCTCCATCAAGTGCCCGTATTTCGATACGGCCCAGGCCCGTCAACTGCTGGAGGAAATGCAAAAGCAGGTCCGCGAAATCTTTGGCCCGGAAATGAAGGTCGTCGTCTCCGGCGGCATGTCCCGCTATATTGAACTGAACGACATCCTCTACGCCGGCCAGCGGCACAGCTTCATTGCCGCCACGCTTGCCATTGGCATTGTCATGATGACAGTTTTACGTGCCGTACGTTTTGGCCTGCTCAGCATGCTGCCTAACATATTTCCCGTTTTTGTGACCATGGGCTTTCTGGGTCTTGTTGGCCTGTACCTGGACGTGATTACCGTAAGTTTTGCCGGTGTCATCATCGGGGTGGCGGTGGACGACACCATTCACTTCTTCACCCGCTTCAAGCAGGAATTCGCCCGCTTGGGCAACTACAAAAAAGCCCTGGCAGCCACATATTTTTCCGTAGGGCGGCCCATTATTCAGACCAGTGTACTTTTGGTCATAGGCAATGCCGTACTGCTCTTTTCCTCGGTGCTTGGCTTCTTCAAGCTGGGTCTGCTCTTTGGCGTGGCCTTCAGCGCGGCCCTGCTGGCCGATCTCTGGTTCGCGCCGGCTCTGATCTTACTCTTTCACCCTCTGGGCAGGGAACGAGCCTGACCCCTTATTCACCAACAGGAGAATGACCGATGAAACCTTATTTATTCTGGATACTTGCCCTTTTGTATTCACTGCATGTCCCGGCCATCCAGGCAGAAGAACTGAGCGGCAGGGATGTCATGCTCAAGGTTGAAGCAATTGACCGTAGCTATAGCGATCGTCATATAATCAACACTATGATTGTGAAACGCGGAAATGAGCAATTGATACGAAAAATGGAAAGCTATACCAAAAAATATGGCAAGGATCGTCAAGATGATCGCACATATATCCGTTTTTTGGAACCGGCGGATGCCAAGGATACCCAATATTTGACCTGGTCTTGGGAAGATTTGTCCAGAGGAGATGATATGTGGATCTATATGCCTGCCGAAAGCTTGACACGTCGTGTTTCAAGTGGTGGAAGAAAAGGGGCATTTATGCGTTCTGATATAGCCAATGAAGATATTCAAAAGCGATCTATTGACGCATTTAACTATAAACTTCTCAATAGTGAAAAAATTGATGGTGTAGATTGCTGGGTTGTTGAAATGACTCCAATACCAAGCATTGAAGATGAAACCAGCTACTCCAAGCGGATATTTTTTGTACGTCAAGATATTCATCTACCTGCCAAGATAGATTATTATGATAAGCGAGGTCGATTGCTGAAGCTTGAAACACATGGCAGATATAAACAGATTGATGGTGTCTGGACCGCGACCAAACTGCTGTTCACAACCCCTGACCGTGGAACGACTACCATCATGGACCGTAGTGAAGTCACCTACAACCAAGGTGTGGATGAAACACTCTTTCAGCCGCAAAACCTTAAACGATGAATGTCTGCCCCAAAAGATTTTCCTGCTGTTGGGGCCTGCTCCTACTCCTCTTTTGGTCACCGCTTGCCTTTGCCGGTGACGCGCCACTTGCGGGTGACCCCTTTGCCGAAGACTCCGCGCCTGAAGGCCTTGCCCAAGGTGCGGAAGCCTCGGCAGACAGGCAAAGCAGCAACAGAATCTGGAGTTCTTTTGTACAGAAAGGCTGGTTGGAAAGCCGCAACCAGTTGCGATTGCGGGATGGCCGGGCCATTTCAACCCGGCAGCGGCTCTGGCTGGAGGGGGGCTACAATTTTCGCACAGCCTCAACCCCGGGAGGAGCCGGGGCGCGGCCGGATATTACCCCCAGTCTCTTTCTCTCTGGCAGGCTGGATGCGGACATGGCTGCCGCGAGTTTCTCCGACGATGTCAACGATGTCTCAGCCGCCCTGCAGGAAGCCTATTGCACCGTGGACGGGCAGTATGCAGATTTTTTCGTTGGGCGAAAGATGGTGCGCTGGGGCACTGGCGATGGCATCAATCCTCTCGATCTGATCAATCCGCAGGATCACCGTGATCCCTTTTCCTCTGGGCGCAGCGATAATCGCCTGCCGGTCTTCCTCGGGCAGGCCGCCTTCTCACTGCCCGCGGTCGGGCCGTTTGAGGCTCTGTCCCTGCAGGCAGTGCTCGTCCCTCTTGCGCAGGTCACCAAAGTGCCCGGCCCTGGCTCACCCTGGGAGACGCCGTCCATAAGGCACATTCGCCAGGCCGCAGCAGAGGGCAGATTCGCTCTGGAAGAGCAGGACTTGCCTTCAAGTTGGTTCAACGATGGCAAATATATGGCGCATCTGAGCACCACGTTGCATGGATGGGATCTGGGACTGGCCGCTTTTAGCGGACCGCGCAACTCGCCAGTTCTGGCCAGCATGCCCGATGCGGCAGGCCGTCCTGTGGTGAGGCCGCAATCCCCTGGCATGGCCGCAGTGGGCCTCAATTTTGCCAAAGGCCTCGAGCAGTCCACCCTTCGGGGCGAGCTGGGCCTGAAGCCCGCGTATCCGCTCCAGGTAAGGGGCAGGCCAGATTTCGAACGCAGCGACATGCTCGAGGGGGTCATCGGCCTTGACCGGACTTTTTCCCTGAACCGCTATCTGAACCTGCAGTACTACACCACCCATATCCAGGATGCCGGGAAGCTGGGGCAGTCTTGCTGGGCGCATGGCATGACCTATGAAATTTCCGACCAGTTTCTGCAAGACGATCTCAAACTGGGCGTGAGTGGCATTGTCGGTTTTTCCGGCCAGGGCTGGACCCTGCAGCCTTATGCCGAGTACAAATTTGGAGATGACTGGCTGCTTGCGTTCTCAATCATGTTGTTCGGGGGAAACGGCAGTGGCGCGTACGGTCAATACGGAGACAGCGATTTTGCCACCCTCAGAATCCGGCGTACTTTCTGATGCTATTGCCTGCGGTGCGGCCTGAATTCTGAACGACATCTTTCAAGGTATTGTCCATTCCAGACCGGAAGGCGCATTTGACAGTAAATCCTGCCGGACAGGGGCTCCTGCACTGCCGGGTGAGCTGGGCGATCTGCCCGCCGCCTTCACGGCCAAGCAGCGCATGAAGCTGCCCGCTGCAGATTACCTGGCACTCCAAGTGGCCGCAGAGCAGTTCAGGCCGGAAAAAGCGAATCCGGCGCCGTAAAATAACCGCGCAGCAGCCAGTCCGCGCCCAGGCGTCGGCTTTCCGTCTCCAGGAGGGGCTGGGTAAACAGGCCACCTGCATCCGGGCCAGCATTGGGGCCCCGCGTCAGCGGCGTGCCGGTCTCACCAACAAAGCAGGGCGCAAAGAGCAGGGCCACCTCATCCACCAGGCCGGAAGACAGAAAGGCGGCATGCACCCGGGCCCCGCCTTCCACCAAAACCGAGCACAGGCCCGCCTGCGCCAGATGCCGCAAAACCGCATGCAGATCGAGACCGCTGGCCTGCTCCGCCACCCGGATCACCTGGGCTCCGGCGGCCACCAGCCCTGCCTCCCGGCCCGCATCGGCACGTTCTCCACAAAAAAGCATAGTTTTTGCCGCTGACTGCTGCACCAGCATTTTCGCCCCAGGCGGCAGACGCAAAGTGCGGTCCAAAACCACCCGCACGGGATCGCGGCGCTCTTCGGCAGCCAGACGGCAGCTCAGGGCCGGATCGTCGATCAAGGCCGTGCCCCTGCCCACAAGAATGGCATCCAGCTGATTTCGCAGCCCATGCACGAAATGTCCGGCTTCCGGGCCGGTCATCGCCCCACCCTGCCCGCTCCGGCGGCTGATCCTGCCGTCAAGACTCAATCCGGCCTTCATCACCACCCAGGGCAGACCGCTCCGCTGCGTTTTCGCAAAGGGCAGAATGAGACGGCGGCAGGCGGCCTGCAAAACACCCTGCCGCACGCTCAGACCGTGCTCGGCCAGCAGGGCCGCACCCCCGCCCTGGACCCGGGCGTTGGGATCGCAGGTGCCCAGCACCACCCGCACAATGCCAGCGGCCAGTATCGCCTCGGTGCAGGGCGGCGTCCGGCCGCGATGATTGCAGGGCTCCAAGGTCACGTACAGAGTCGCGCCTGCCGTGTCGTGCCCGTTCCGCCGCGCATCCGCCAGCGCCTCCACCTCGGCGTGGGGCTCGCCCGCCCTGTGGTGATAGCCCCGGCCCAGAATGCTGCCCTCGCGCACGAGCAGAGCGCCCACCGCCGGATTCGGGCTGGTCCGGCCCAGGCCCCTGGCAGCCTCGGCCAGCGCCAGTTCCATATAGTATTCGTCGCCCTGTTCCATGCTCAGGCTCGGTGTTTGCCGCTTTCGCCCAGAAATTGCTTCAGTTCCGCCATGAATTCGTTCACATCGCGGAACTGGCGGTAAACCGAGGCAAAACGCACATAGGCCACCTCGTTCAGAGCCGGCAGCGCCTCCATGACCCATTCGCCAACCTGGGCGGTGGCGACT
This region includes:
- a CDS encoding efflux RND transporter permease subunit; the encoded protein is MDQLAHALEQGVPYVRQVNWLGNAERIKGRDGEVEIKPFFSQSPRTQAEVDQKLTEALDEPNFANNLISPDKTALTMTLDLNTYPPKEEDLTPQKTIVNAIDAILAEARFAPLKPLVGGPPHYNIRYSELVRRDMGKLFGLVILVQMGLLLFFGRGPRAVVTPLVITTLAVFWTMGTIGLLGFTLNLLSSALPTMLICVSIADSVHLIAAFSHESRQGMTRKENLASAMGEVGLAMMLTSLTTAIGFLAYLTCAVKPYREMGIYVACGVVYAFLLTIVLTPVFYSFGRSPIARKQKSPRKVDFLNRLLDRMLQASLHLVCNRPRAVSIGFILVMVLTFFGYLQVKVESNTAKLLFKGQPLRDTLDEIDRRMGTSITLEFLLDADGEAGIKDPDFMKKLDRLTMAAEANPLVTKADSVSRVVKQMRQAMHDNDPAYYSIPDTADAVAQYLYFYESSGGAAMDRQVGFLSDVVRLSIKCPYFDTAQARQLLEEMQKQVREIFGPEMKVVVSGGMSRYIELNDILYAGQRHSFIAATLAIGIVMMTVLRAVRFGLLSMLPNIFPVFVTMGFLGLVGLYLDVITVSFAGVIIGVAVDDTIHFFTRFKQEFARLGNYKKALAATYFSVGRPIIQTSVLLVIGNAVLLFSSVLGFFKLGLLFGVAFSAALLADLWFAPALILLFHPLGRERA
- a CDS encoding ABC transporter ATP-binding protein, with protein sequence MGIGITPFSSTLRMNEGKRMHSQDANALGSLLSMAAQHKGKVMVACVFSLVAQLLSIAPFVILSFLIDRLVDDGSIQSTSVWPYVTAATLCLVFRYVFAGFAAVLSHITAYDILHHLRLAIAKKLPRLPLGFFNRKTSGQIRKVMLEDVEQMELFIGHNLPDLVGSTLLLLMTILILFWLDWRLALAAIAPLPIGFFAQALTISRNRESRSLFFTASEKMNTTMVQYIHGMPVIKAFTRTESSFNKYVDSVSECSYYEDIMCEHWALPMTLFQVAANANMLLILPLGSLLWLHGHVTISALVLVLLIGLGLGGIIQQLIMMGSFLEQQVEGRKRIDTLLFSTELPEVENPATPQDASLRVEHVSFAYEDNDILRDVNVNLEPGRFLALVGPSGAGKSTLAKLILRFWDVKNGAIRLGGADIRQVDANELMRHVSFVFQNIFLFNDTVAANLRVGKPDATQEELEAAARAARCHDFIMALPNGYEYVVGEKGGALSGGEKQRLCIARALLKNAPILVLDEATAFVDPENEADIQLALNALVHDKTLIVVAHRLSTITSADEIVVLDGGIVAARGTHVRLLAESELYRNLWQAHVASKEWRLNQKKGGDLHD
- a CDS encoding outer membrane lipoprotein-sorting protein; amino-acid sequence: MKPYLFWILALLYSLHVPAIQAEELSGRDVMLKVEAIDRSYSDRHIINTMIVKRGNEQLIRKMESYTKKYGKDRQDDRTYIRFLEPADAKDTQYLTWSWEDLSRGDDMWIYMPAESLTRRVSSGGRKGAFMRSDIANEDIQKRSIDAFNYKLLNSEKIDGVDCWVVEMTPIPSIEDETSYSKRIFFVRQDIHLPAKIDYYDKRGRLLKLETHGRYKQIDGVWTATKLLFTTPDRGTTTIMDRSEVTYNQGVDETLFQPQNLKR
- a CDS encoding DUF1302 family protein; amino-acid sequence: MESRNQLRLRDGRAISTRQRLWLEGGYNFRTASTPGGAGARPDITPSLFLSGRLDADMAAASFSDDVNDVSAALQEAYCTVDGQYADFFVGRKMVRWGTGDGINPLDLINPQDHRDPFSSGRSDNRLPVFLGQAAFSLPAVGPFEALSLQAVLVPLAQVTKVPGPGSPWETPSIRHIRQAAAEGRFALEEQDLPSSWFNDGKYMAHLSTTLHGWDLGLAAFSGPRNSPVLASMPDAAGRPVVRPQSPGMAAVGLNFAKGLEQSTLRGELGLKPAYPLQVRGRPDFERSDMLEGVIGLDRTFSLNRYLNLQYYTTHIQDAGKLGQSCWAHGMTYEISDQFLQDDLKLGVSGIVGFSGQGWTLQPYAEYKFGDDWLLAFSIMLFGGNGSGAYGQYGDSDFATLRIRRTF
- a CDS encoding CatB-related O-acetyltransferase gives rise to the protein MYGPSPEMAKPMPAVPTVHFLKNIIKNQNIIAGDYTAVQLPEGVENFENFVLYHYPFMGDRLVFGKFCGIARQAKFIMNGAHHRMTGISTYPFQIFGHGWEKVMPPITELPMKGDTIIENDVWIGYNATILPGVHIGNGACIGACAVVSKDVPPYAIVGGNPARLIRMRFSPEEIELLQGIAWWNWNAEKIFKYLDIIVGGNVQELVKIA
- a CDS encoding saccharopine dehydrogenase NADP-binding domain-containing protein; its protein translation is MSGLPLIGILGARGTAGQACVQALLRDTSFTLRLGGRDAERGAVHTAQLGSRVHFVPVDIQDAQALKNFVRGCQLVINCAGPSRLILDTVARAALQAGCHYLDLAGDEVLYQRTEDLHATLYQKRLCCLLSIGIFPGLSGLFLDYCLQEGDSRAQDTSLFFANCGEAMSQTAALDIVYSLRDGFGLGMHRLQNGQVVRDNAGPQLVNLPFLRESLALYPSLNYECQRVATRRRTPNLRCCVSMPSHTMQTLFQIRAAESWQHPTEVEQSARQLVAASLLDCKDFLPFTWYQVKAKGEKNGEYWHLDAELIWNKPSVQLVGRMIAITVQMIISEHYLPGRHLFHESLDIPDFFRLLTSGEGAPRLSLNMNTESLEIGYI
- a CDS encoding ABC transporter ATP-binding protein, whose protein sequence is MIKLMRRLVWLFPEMRRPLSVAAAFKAVETLFMGMPYGIMILVLNDLLVGKLTTKRVIVYTLGTAFGYLGQGLFCWLFTKKAYPLGTQLCKRVRLRIGEHLRNLPMCAFSHKTAGNLAALVSEELTMLTLLPRMAFPQFISSLIFPIVLAPFLLSIDWRLALTALIPVPLAFPVLQQCRRELSKGVRQRNEAMTKVSSLVVQYVQGMEVVKGFRLAVTQFHSFAAALERSRKDNLSLVFRSTPLLMTFQFILDIGIVLLMILGAVLLLNGSISIFVWLTFLILALRMYEPIKALGPVYEITQSAEATLDRIEAILSEKPQVHGCRTLAPGPVDINFKNVSFAYDDNAVLRNISLEIPAQKVTAIVGPSGSGKTTMLRLIARFWDVDGGEICLGGVPVRELSSEALFGALSMVFQDVYLFQGTVRENIAFGSPDASDADVERAARAAHCHDFIDRLPQGYDTPVGEGGATLSGGERQRIAIARALLKDAPVVLLDEATASVDPENECQIQEAIDALVGSKTVVLVAHRLTTITQAEQIAVLDGLGNIAAIGSHEELLKSCFLYQRLWKHRKSSLSWKVGEAEAVAVDSE